A stretch of the Saprospiraceae bacterium genome encodes the following:
- a CDS encoding M36 family metallopeptidase codes for MNPGLFRRFLTVILLISSFSISLYSQQAGSWTLNNIQHKIKDPLFSKESFQISSQYLDEHTGIRHIYLSQYLNAIQIIPVDLAFHFDQNGLLVYSTGTFISNPEASLLNKHSRFKADEAIQQLFKIKSVELQSTDLLMPRSSLSPGIEIPIKVKQLPEDQLSIREIYYLNNQQKLIPAFIINWKRKNLNEWLQIFLDGISGELLAEYNQIQSCDFEHMTFARNSLFQVHKQEEVILPVGNYRVFPMPTESPIHGTRDLVNQPWLKASNASPFTWHGDGNFLYYASRGNNVDAYEDSDGDDQATGGDAARAYGGSQLNFDFNYDPLLTPLQNKNASVTNLFYWCNLMHDVWYQYGFHEQAGNFQINNNGKGGLGNDYVIAEAIDLISSARNNANFGTPIDGYPGVMQLYAWQPPVQDQLIIESPASISGKYTYVHTPISPIIYAPISRQIVLVKDGSSYPSYACSNLINAAEVNGKIAMVDKGICSFTGKMSRIQAAGAVAVIICNNDNNPPSGFGGWTNGLTIPAVMLSKSDCQKIKVELSKGVYSTILPSSKIEFKVNQKSYVLSRASFGPVIPNLSSTLVQAMDNYNMLTDACDFITNGNQLAGKIAIIDEGNCELTYKAYQAQNYGAIAVVICKQNSGYPDSIPKGSYGQYLQIPLIELSQADCQEIKLIPSPTGQFVNQSPQLLDGDMDAGIICHEYAHGISNRLTGGPANVSCLNNAEQMGEGWSDYFGLVMTMKSTDLAFQNRGMGVYASGHAINGVGVRPYPYHVDLTVNPANYSQLSDMVKISQPHGIGYIWCSMIWDMTWAFISHYGMEPDIYNSNSSKGNIMAYRLVMEGLKLQPCSPGFVDGRNAILKADSLLFGGVHTCLIWNCFARRGLGFSANQGSSSRRDDGIAANDLPSGCNLMSDSELFSSVFLADYELILVAQAQENSILLNWKLDPFYKDKNWVLVRRLGNSTTEKIIYKSNGSSLSIPELEDKDVKHNETYFYQLRILDGSETTAHSDWIKCKLQVGNDQLSLYPNPVTNTLFINPDPNYHGTFELELFNQSLQLIEERTLNYNKGDLLSLNCASLQNGIYFIRMKSGGEIKTLKFVKH; via the coding sequence ATGAATCCAGGATTATTCAGGCGTTTTTTAACAGTAATTTTATTGATTTCAAGTTTTTCAATAAGCCTTTATAGTCAACAGGCTGGATCATGGACATTAAATAATATTCAACATAAAATCAAAGATCCGCTTTTTAGTAAAGAGTCATTTCAAATTTCAAGTCAATATTTGGATGAACATACCGGGATCAGACATATCTACCTGAGTCAATATTTGAATGCAATTCAAATTATCCCGGTTGATCTTGCTTTTCATTTTGATCAAAATGGATTATTAGTTTATTCAACTGGAACTTTTATATCAAATCCAGAGGCAAGCTTATTAAATAAGCATTCAAGATTTAAGGCTGATGAGGCAATTCAACAATTATTTAAAATTAAATCGGTTGAACTACAGTCAACCGATCTTTTGATGCCAAGATCTTCCTTAAGTCCGGGTATTGAAATTCCAATTAAAGTCAAACAATTGCCGGAAGATCAATTAAGCATTCGGGAAATTTATTATTTAAATAATCAGCAAAAATTAATACCTGCATTTATTATTAATTGGAAACGTAAAAACCTGAATGAGTGGTTGCAGATATTTTTAGATGGAATAAGTGGCGAACTGCTTGCTGAATACAATCAAATACAATCTTGTGATTTTGAGCATATGACTTTTGCTCGTAATAGTTTATTTCAAGTTCATAAACAAGAAGAAGTTATTTTGCCAGTTGGCAATTATCGTGTTTTTCCAATGCCTACTGAAAGTCCAATTCATGGCACCAGGGACCTCGTAAATCAACCCTGGTTAAAAGCAAGCAATGCAAGTCCATTTACCTGGCATGGCGATGGAAATTTTCTTTACTATGCCAGCCGGGGCAATAACGTTGATGCTTATGAAGATAGTGATGGAGATGATCAGGCAACCGGAGGGGATGCTGCACGTGCTTACGGAGGTTCTCAATTAAACTTTGATTTTAATTATGATCCTTTATTAACGCCCTTGCAAAATAAGAATGCAAGTGTTACCAATTTATTTTATTGGTGTAATTTAATGCATGATGTTTGGTATCAATATGGTTTTCATGAACAAGCTGGAAATTTTCAAATTAATAACAATGGCAAAGGTGGATTGGGAAATGATTATGTAATTGCAGAAGCAATTGACTTGATTAGCAGTGCACGAAACAATGCAAACTTTGGAACTCCCATTGATGGTTATCCGGGTGTAATGCAGCTTTATGCATGGCAACCACCTGTTCAGGATCAATTAATAATTGAATCCCCCGCTTCAATTTCAGGAAAATATACCTATGTGCATACCCCAATCAGCCCCATAATTTATGCCCCAATTTCCAGGCAAATTGTGTTGGTTAAGGATGGATCAAGCTATCCTAGTTATGCTTGCTCCAATTTAATAAATGCCGCTGAAGTAAATGGTAAAATTGCTATGGTGGATAAAGGTATCTGTTCTTTTACCGGTAAAATGTCGCGAATTCAAGCAGCAGGTGCTGTTGCTGTAATTATTTGTAACAATGATAACAATCCACCATCAGGATTTGGGGGGTGGACGAATGGATTGACTATTCCGGCAGTTATGCTTTCTAAAAGCGATTGTCAAAAAATTAAAGTTGAATTGAGTAAAGGTGTTTACAGTACCATCCTTCCAAGCTCGAAAATTGAATTTAAAGTGAATCAGAAATCCTATGTACTTTCCAGAGCTTCTTTTGGACCTGTGATTCCAAACTTAAGTTCAACATTGGTTCAGGCAATGGACAATTACAACATGCTCACCGATGCTTGTGACTTTATTACAAATGGAAATCAATTAGCCGGAAAAATTGCTATTATAGATGAAGGCAATTGTGAATTAACCTATAAAGCATATCAAGCGCAAAATTATGGAGCCATAGCGGTGGTAATCTGTAAGCAAAATTCGGGATATCCTGATTCGATTCCAAAAGGAAGTTATGGACAATATCTTCAAATTCCCTTGATTGAATTGAGCCAAGCCGATTGCCAGGAAATTAAATTAATTCCATCTCCAACAGGCCAATTTGTAAACCAATCTCCTCAATTATTAGATGGGGATATGGATGCAGGAATCATATGCCATGAATATGCTCACGGCATAAGCAATCGGCTAACGGGTGGCCCGGCAAATGTTTCTTGTTTGAATAATGCCGAACAAATGGGGGAAGGTTGGAGTGATTATTTTGGATTGGTGATGACCATGAAATCTACAGACCTTGCTTTTCAAAATAGAGGAATGGGTGTATATGCAAGTGGACATGCAATAAATGGTGTTGGGGTCAGGCCCTATCCCTATCATGTTGACCTAACTGTGAATCCCGCGAACTACAGTCAGTTGAGTGATATGGTCAAAATTTCGCAGCCACATGGGATAGGCTATATTTGGTGTTCGATGATTTGGGATATGACCTGGGCTTTCATCTCTCATTATGGTATGGAGCCTGATATCTATAATTCTAATTCGTCAAAAGGAAATATCATGGCTTACCGTTTGGTAATGGAGGGCCTTAAATTACAACCCTGTTCGCCTGGTTTTGTAGATGGACGCAATGCAATATTAAAAGCTGACAGTTTGTTGTTTGGCGGAGTTCACACGTGTTTAATCTGGAATTGTTTTGCAAGACGCGGACTGGGTTTTAGTGCAAATCAAGGAAGTAGCTCAAGACGTGATGACGGAATAGCTGCCAATGATTTACCTTCAGGCTGCAACCTAATGTCAGATTCAGAATTGTTTTCTTCCGTTTTTTTAGCAGATTATGAATTGATATTAGTAGCACAAGCACAAGAAAATTCTATATTATTAAATTGGAAATTGGATCCATTCTATAAAGACAAAAATTGGGTCCTTGTTAGACGTCTGGGAAATTCAACAACTGAAAAAATTATTTATAAATCCAATGGTTCTTCACTATCAATTCCAGAACTTGAAGATAAGGACGTAAAACACAACGAAACCTATTTTTATCAATTGCGGATTCTTGATGGATCTGAAACTACAGCTCATTCAGATTGGATTAAATGTAAACTGCAGGTAGGAAATGATCAACTTAGCTTATATCCTAATCCAGTTACAAACACGCTTTTTATCAATCCAGATCCTAATTATCATGGAACCTTCGAGTTGGAATTGTTCAATCAATCCCTCCAATTAATAGAAGAGCGTACGTTAAATTATAATAAAGGTGACTTGCTTAGTTTAAATTGTGCAAGTTTACAAAATGGAATTTATTTTATTCGAATGAAATCTGGAGGTGAAATTAAAACGCTTAAATTTGTAAAGCATTAG
- a CDS encoding DUF4403 family protein — protein MNRKYLFLVIILLVFQYRCTKKLHPEQTDLIITPPTLMTSNLNLPVKISRYELNRVINKVVTNSFNDGFTFEEDYKIQTRISGPLDIQTINNALLYSIPLQIEISPKGFLSKLKAKAEIEIQLSTSIDIFQDQLLNKTELVSHRWINKPILNIVGISLPIEQISNFLLKKYKSVICTSIDETIQKNVKLDKIKNSVRKYFNKALYSTEDSIIHIFASPQEIALGPMSMTTTELVIPCMIYFESVVAETRPVELENEISFSIRPFFDNNSTFDIQSRIPLPYIEQMVRESIENQPFGSGISQLTVKKIHMEGVNQTMIIHLELAGAYKGKMDLFFDPVYQLESKSIVLEHLKLKPVSGPKMDKIIFSLVKGIAQNKVKQAIEEQINLSLIDYVNQVQQMIHNTEVIPGLFLEGDLTHYEIKDIKFVNFRMYFNIHSILKIGANIKTIDDQLLLR, from the coding sequence ATGAATAGAAAATATTTGTTTTTAGTAATCATCCTATTAGTATTCCAGTACCGCTGTACCAAAAAATTACATCCGGAACAAACTGACTTAATTATTACACCTCCGACACTTATGACCTCCAATTTAAATCTACCCGTTAAAATTTCAAGATACGAGTTAAACCGGGTCATTAATAAAGTAGTTACCAATTCCTTTAATGATGGATTTACATTTGAAGAAGACTATAAAATTCAAACCAGGATTTCTGGTCCTCTTGACATTCAAACTATTAATAATGCGCTTTTATATTCTATTCCTTTGCAAATTGAAATCAGTCCAAAAGGGTTTTTAAGTAAACTCAAAGCAAAAGCAGAAATAGAAATCCAGCTCTCTACCAGCATTGATATTTTTCAAGATCAATTATTAAATAAAACTGAATTGGTTTCACACAGGTGGATTAATAAACCAATATTAAACATTGTTGGAATTTCATTACCCATTGAACAAATTTCAAATTTTCTATTAAAAAAATATAAATCTGTTATTTGTACCTCTATTGATGAAACCATACAAAAAAATGTTAAACTTGATAAAATAAAAAATTCAGTTAGAAAATATTTTAATAAGGCACTGTATTCAACGGAAGACAGTATCATCCATATTTTTGCCAGTCCACAGGAAATTGCACTGGGTCCGATGTCTATGACGACTACTGAATTAGTGATTCCATGCATGATTTACTTTGAATCCGTTGTAGCTGAAACGCGACCGGTTGAATTAGAAAATGAAATAAGCTTTTCAATCAGACCTTTTTTTGATAACAATTCTACGTTTGACATCCAATCAAGAATTCCATTGCCGTATATAGAACAAATGGTTCGAGAATCAATTGAAAATCAGCCGTTTGGTTCTGGAATTAGTCAATTGACTGTTAAAAAAATTCACATGGAAGGTGTAAACCAAACCATGATTATTCATTTAGAACTTGCAGGTGCATACAAAGGAAAAATGGATTTATTTTTTGATCCCGTTTATCAGTTAGAATCTAAAAGCATTGTGCTTGAGCATTTAAAATTAAAACCTGTAAGTGGACCTAAAATGGATAAAATTATATTTTCCCTGGTTAAAGGCATTGCACAAAATAAGGTAAAACAAGCCATTGAGGAGCAAATCAATCTAAGCTTAATCGACTATGTGAATCAGGTTCAACAAATGATACACAATACAGAAGTTATCCCAGGATTATTTTTAGAAGGTGATTTAACACACTACGAAATTAAGGATATTAAATTTGTCAATTTCAGAATGTATTTTAATATTCACAGCATTCTAAAAATTGGAGCAAACATCAAAACAATTGACGACCAACTATTGCTCAGATAA
- the acs gene encoding acetate--CoA ligase, with protein MSFPFQIKSKSSYDEYYRKSVEDPIGFWAEIASHFNFHKKWDHVLSWNFKDPRIKWFEGAKLNITENCIDRHLDTKGDQLAILWESNNPSEPERKITYNELHQSVCEFAAVLKMHGVQKGDRVCIYMGMVPELVIAMLACARIGAIHNVVFGGFSAQSLTDRIQNAEVSCVICCDGAFRGSKSIELKSIVDEALLECPTVKTVIVYQRTHYKTQMKTGRDFWWHEELSKIDRVKSLSIPPESMDAEDMLFILYTSGSTGKPKGVVHTCAGYMIYTCYSFVNVFQYQEKQIHFCTADIGWITGHSYIVYGPLCAGATTLLFEGIPTWPEPDRFWKIVDKFKVEILYTAPTAIRSLMSFGNSWLQDKDLSSLKVLGSVGEPINEEAWEWYSEQVGRSNCPIVDTWWQTETGGILISNLAGVTPQKATYASLPLPGIQPCLVTDEGQEILDNETDGFLCIKFPWPGMLRTTYKDHERFRKNYFDRFENLYFSGDGAKRDVNGFYRITGRVDDVLKISGHRIGTAEVENAINSLEDVTESAVVGYAHPIKGQAIYAFVIYNGQESDFEILKANINVHIMDHIGPIAKADKIQFVNGLPKTRSGKIMRRILRKIAEGELHELGDASTLLDPAVVDDIIRGRLL; from the coding sequence ATGTCATTTCCGTTTCAAATAAAGTCCAAATCAAGCTATGACGAGTATTACAGAAAAAGCGTTGAGGATCCAATAGGATTTTGGGCTGAGATAGCATCCCATTTCAATTTTCATAAAAAATGGGACCATGTTTTGTCCTGGAACTTTAAAGATCCCCGGATTAAATGGTTTGAAGGTGCTAAACTCAACATTACTGAAAACTGTATTGACCGTCATTTAGATACTAAAGGAGATCAACTTGCCATTTTGTGGGAGTCAAATAATCCATCTGAACCAGAACGAAAAATTACATACAACGAGTTGCATCAGTCAGTTTGTGAATTTGCAGCCGTTTTGAAAATGCATGGGGTACAAAAAGGAGATCGGGTTTGTATTTACATGGGGATGGTTCCAGAATTAGTGATTGCCATGTTAGCCTGTGCACGAATTGGTGCAATCCACAATGTGGTTTTTGGCGGATTCAGTGCTCAAAGTTTGACGGATAGGATCCAGAATGCAGAAGTAAGTTGTGTCATTTGCTGTGATGGAGCATTTAGGGGCTCCAAATCAATTGAATTAAAATCAATCGTCGATGAAGCCTTGTTAGAATGTCCTACTGTGAAAACGGTTATCGTCTATCAGCGTACCCATTATAAAACACAAATGAAAACAGGTCGTGATTTTTGGTGGCATGAAGAACTATCTAAAATAGATCGGGTAAAGTCATTAAGCATACCTCCCGAATCCATGGATGCTGAAGACATGTTATTTATTTTGTATACTTCCGGATCTACCGGTAAACCAAAAGGGGTTGTTCATACCTGTGCAGGTTATATGATCTATACTTGCTACAGTTTTGTAAACGTATTTCAATACCAGGAAAAGCAAATTCATTTTTGTACTGCTGATATTGGCTGGATCACCGGACACAGCTATATTGTTTACGGTCCATTGTGTGCAGGAGCGACAACACTGTTATTTGAAGGCATTCCTACCTGGCCTGAACCAGACAGATTCTGGAAAATTGTTGATAAATTTAAAGTTGAGATTCTATACACAGCGCCAACTGCCATTCGAAGTCTGATGAGTTTTGGCAATTCCTGGCTTCAGGATAAAGATCTTTCAAGTTTAAAAGTTTTGGGATCTGTTGGTGAACCAATAAATGAAGAAGCCTGGGAATGGTATTCTGAACAAGTTGGTCGCTCCAACTGTCCGATAGTAGATACCTGGTGGCAAACCGAAACAGGAGGCATATTAATTTCAAATCTTGCCGGTGTCACTCCTCAAAAAGCAACGTATGCAAGTTTACCATTACCTGGAATACAGCCTTGCCTCGTTACTGATGAAGGCCAGGAAATTTTAGATAATGAAACTGATGGATTTTTATGCATCAAGTTTCCATGGCCTGGAATGCTTCGAACCACTTATAAGGATCATGAACGATTCAGGAAAAATTATTTTGATCGATTTGAAAATCTCTATTTTTCAGGAGATGGGGCAAAACGAGATGTAAATGGATTTTATAGAATTACAGGCCGGGTGGATGATGTTTTAAAAATCAGTGGACATCGGATTGGTACTGCCGAAGTTGAAAATGCCATTAACAGCCTGGAAGATGTAACAGAAAGTGCTGTAGTAGGATACGCACATCCAATTAAAGGCCAGGCTATTTATGCCTTTGTAATTTACAATGGCCAGGAGTCTGATTTTGAAATACTAAAAGCTAATATTAACGTTCACATTATGGATCATATAGGGCCTATAGCAAAAGCCGATAAAATTCAATTCGTAAACGGATTGCCAAAAACAAGAAGTGGGAAAATAATGCGCAGGATTTTACGAAAAATAGCAGAAGGGGAACTCCATGAATTAGGGGATGCCTCTACCCTGCTCGATCCCGCAGTAGTAGATGATATCATTAGAGGCAGGCTGTTGTAA
- a CDS encoding sterol desaturase family protein, which produces MSYLETIKNAYQSYWNYLINEISNPSWHNYFYWLIGVSLFAFTLELLFPWRKNQGRFREDFWLDAFYMFFNFFIFSLIVYNAFSDVIVKMFNQFLAWFGIQNLVAIEIGGWPLWLKLLTMFILRDFIQWNVHRLLHRVPVLWEFHKVHHSVQQMGFAAHLRYHFMETFVYRTLEYIPLAMIGFGLTDFFVVHIFALAIGHLNHSNIYLPLGPLQYIFNSPQMHIWHHAENLPKGSYGVNYGLSLSIWDYLYGTVYMPSNGRDEKLGFENCDTFPKSFFSQMTQPIKAALKKLKN; this is translated from the coding sequence ATGTCTTATTTGGAAACCATTAAAAATGCCTATCAATCGTATTGGAATTATTTAATAAATGAAATCAGCAACCCCAGTTGGCACAATTACTTTTATTGGCTTATAGGGGTTTCTTTATTTGCATTTACCTTAGAACTCCTGTTTCCATGGAGAAAAAATCAAGGACGTTTCCGTGAGGATTTTTGGCTTGATGCGTTCTATATGTTTTTCAATTTCTTTATTTTTTCATTAATCGTTTACAATGCATTTTCAGATGTGATTGTAAAGATGTTTAACCAATTTTTAGCCTGGTTTGGAATTCAAAATTTAGTAGCAATTGAAATTGGTGGCTGGCCACTCTGGCTTAAATTACTAACGATGTTTATTTTGAGGGATTTTATTCAATGGAATGTCCATCGACTCTTACATCGGGTACCCGTTTTATGGGAATTTCATAAAGTTCATCACTCTGTTCAACAAATGGGATTTGCAGCTCATTTACGTTATCATTTTATGGAAACATTCGTTTACCGTACCCTGGAATATATACCCCTTGCAATGATTGGTTTCGGATTGACTGATTTTTTTGTTGTACATATATTTGCGCTGGCTATTGGTCATCTCAATCATTCCAATATTTATCTGCCGCTTGGACCGCTTCAATATATTTTCAATTCACCTCAAATGCACATATGGCATCATGCTGAGAATTTACCTAAAGGATCCTATGGTGTTAATTATGGATTGAGCTTAAGCATTTGGGATTATTTGTACGGTACCGTGTATATGCCTTCCAATGGACGTGATGAAAAATTAGGATTTGAAAATTGCGATACATTTCCAAAAAGTTTTTTTAGTCAAATGACACAGCCTATAAAAGCGGCCTTGAAAAAATTAAAGAATTAA
- a CDS encoding T9SS type A sorting domain-containing protein — translation MRILIGLICLIGFLNSSSAQVKLLQDYIEQGKSYPEICSKAEKLIRKNKLEDESYRENIFRKKRKKKDFLDDEKLKFERWKWFWRDRVTEGGTFPDIQRQWQLYNQINHEALTTYRNAPSWKHEGPNRNSGGYWGMGRTTHITFHPNQLNTFFVASPNGGLWKTTDNGVSYSSIGDNLPYQPVGIVLIDPQAPNTLYVSLGEKDGWWQYNIGIYKTTDGGLNWKPTSLNWKLTDNKVIYALEMNPLNSSILIAATNDGIYKTFNGGTSWTKIRPENYSDVKFKPGDTSVVYAALNDYWGNCNVFKSNDGGNSFTQATNFGLQKAFFRLATTFNDPEYVGINMSVDGAKKFYISKNSGKDFNYVSDMPENTVMYFSQQNKSILYCGYVVIYKSTDEGKTWKQITDWWASGQGYPEIHADHHFISCHPKVKNELYFCCDGGLYRYHENTGQWDELVNGLAITQFYKMGVSTTIPPVLIGGSQDNGGWLKRANGSWANTNGGDAMSQVIDPTNQNIAYTEYWGGNAVYRTTNGFNDLDEITQNIGAELPGQWVTPFSLNPQNPKTFIIGYNDVFVSFNRGNSFTKLTNNLTGNKDNDLRDIKISPVDTNLLMGFRANIMYVSKDFGKTWKNSTLITNLEITGIEFHSKDTNRMWCTRGGYGALKVMTSKDKGSSWSNITKNFVNTPVSCIAFDEASNTLFVGTDLGVFFSDADNIDWQYYGIGLPHTAVTDLKIHQTQRKLYISTFGRGFYSIDLPDCAPAVINLEVAVNKKNFEKADTLKICAGSTIRLKAQDSLKGIFRWKGPGIDTSILNNPQIDLGLFTSIQKNGNYSLEFTSEKGCKRLDTIYIRVLNKPNLEIKSSHPYFDCNHQTIRLIPNLAMDTINFTYRWTHANGFDTVAYFIDIIQEGDYQLELTNKSGNCSFYFNTNIYKVESPAIQNKQFVHNKCYGEALGSLAYTESGGKAPLNYLWSTGDTSKWITNLKAGIYYLTISDANDCKTLDTFQINEPDEIKVSLAIKNSSGTDGSIMAMAQGGVAPYKYTYSQNGTLIDVNPAIFDLKPGVYDLEIEDANGCIVSRKNIVVETLVGNSNLTKSDIRFYPNPVNDILYLQFDKLQYNTPEFMVINASGQICPVSIKQKSPGTIQLNVSQLIPGDYILKFNGFEQQIELRFVKVK, via the coding sequence ATGAGAATACTAATTGGACTGATCTGTTTAATAGGTTTTTTAAATAGTTCATCGGCGCAGGTAAAATTGCTTCAGGATTACATAGAACAAGGAAAATCTTACCCGGAGATCTGTAGCAAAGCCGAAAAATTAATTCGTAAGAACAAATTAGAGGATGAAAGCTATAGGGAAAACATTTTTCGAAAGAAACGCAAGAAAAAAGATTTTCTGGATGACGAAAAATTGAAATTCGAACGCTGGAAATGGTTCTGGAGAGACCGGGTTACCGAAGGGGGCACCTTTCCTGATATACAAAGACAATGGCAATTGTACAATCAAATTAATCATGAAGCTCTTACCACCTATCGAAATGCACCCTCATGGAAACACGAGGGTCCAAATAGAAATTCTGGGGGCTATTGGGGAATGGGGCGGACTACACACATTACATTTCATCCTAATCAACTAAATACATTTTTTGTTGCATCGCCCAATGGCGGACTGTGGAAAACCACGGATAACGGGGTAAGTTATAGTTCCATCGGGGATAACCTTCCATATCAACCAGTAGGGATTGTATTGATAGATCCTCAAGCTCCCAATACGCTTTATGTCAGTTTGGGTGAAAAAGATGGATGGTGGCAATACAACATCGGAATTTACAAGACTACTGATGGTGGATTGAATTGGAAACCAACTTCCCTTAATTGGAAACTTACCGACAATAAAGTGATTTATGCATTGGAAATGAATCCACTCAATTCTTCCATATTGATTGCAGCAACCAATGATGGTATTTATAAAACATTTAATGGAGGAACCAGTTGGACTAAAATTCGTCCGGAAAATTACTCCGATGTTAAATTCAAACCTGGTGATACCTCCGTTGTATATGCAGCCCTCAATGATTATTGGGGTAATTGCAATGTATTCAAATCAAATGATGGTGGAAATTCATTTACGCAGGCAACGAATTTTGGCTTACAAAAGGCATTTTTTCGTTTAGCAACAACATTTAATGATCCTGAATATGTAGGCATTAACATGAGTGTGGATGGAGCTAAGAAATTTTACATTTCTAAAAACAGTGGAAAAGACTTTAACTATGTGTCTGACATGCCAGAAAATACCGTGATGTATTTTTCACAACAAAATAAATCAATCTTGTATTGTGGGTATGTGGTGATTTATAAATCAACGGATGAAGGCAAAACCTGGAAGCAAATTACTGATTGGTGGGCCAGCGGTCAAGGATATCCTGAAATTCATGCAGATCATCATTTTATCAGCTGTCATCCAAAAGTAAAAAATGAATTGTATTTCTGTTGTGATGGTGGATTGTACCGATATCATGAAAATACAGGGCAATGGGATGAATTAGTCAATGGATTGGCAATTACACAATTTTATAAAATGGGTGTTTCTACAACCATACCTCCTGTGCTCATTGGAGGCAGTCAGGATAATGGGGGTTGGTTGAAACGCGCAAATGGATCCTGGGCTAATACCAACGGTGGGGATGCCATGTCACAGGTAATAGATCCAACAAATCAAAACATTGCCTATACAGAATATTGGGGTGGCAATGCAGTGTATCGTACAACCAATGGATTTAATGATCTTGATGAAATTACTCAAAACATCGGTGCTGAATTGCCAGGACAATGGGTTACTCCATTTAGTTTAAATCCTCAAAATCCAAAAACGTTTATCATAGGATATAATGATGTGTTTGTGAGTTTTAATCGGGGAAATAGTTTTACAAAACTCACCAATAATTTAACAGGAAATAAAGACAACGACTTAAGAGACATTAAAATAAGTCCGGTTGATACAAATTTACTGATGGGATTTCGGGCTAATATTATGTATGTTTCAAAAGATTTTGGAAAGACTTGGAAAAATTCAACATTAATTACCAATCTTGAAATTACAGGAATTGAATTTCATTCAAAGGATACTAACAGAATGTGGTGTACACGGGGTGGTTATGGAGCTTTAAAAGTGATGACATCCAAAGATAAAGGATCTAGCTGGAGCAATATCACAAAAAATTTTGTAAACACTCCGGTGTCTTGTATTGCATTTGATGAAGCATCAAACACTTTATTTGTTGGAACAGATTTAGGTGTTTTCTTTTCTGATGCAGACAATATTGATTGGCAATATTATGGGATAGGCTTACCTCATACTGCTGTGACAGATCTTAAAATTCATCAGACTCAACGCAAACTTTATATTTCAACTTTTGGAAGAGGATTTTATTCAATTGATTTGCCGGATTGTGCACCTGCAGTAATTAATCTTGAAGTAGCTGTAAATAAAAAGAATTTTGAAAAAGCTGACACGTTAAAAATATGTGCTGGATCTACCATCCGATTAAAAGCTCAGGATAGTTTAAAAGGTATTTTTAGATGGAAAGGACCTGGAATAGATACAAGCATCTTGAATAATCCACAAATAGATCTTGGATTGTTTACTAGTATCCAAAAGAATGGGAATTACAGTTTGGAATTTACTTCTGAAAAAGGTTGTAAGCGATTGGATACTATATATATTCGGGTACTCAACAAACCCAATCTTGAAATCAAATCAAGCCATCCCTATTTTGATTGCAATCATCAAACCATTCGATTAATTCCAAATTTAGCTATGGATACGATCAATTTTACGTATCGGTGGACCCATGCAAATGGATTTGATACAGTGGCATACTTTATTGATATCATTCAGGAAGGAGATTATCAATTGGAGTTAACCAATAAATCCGGAAACTGCTCATTTTACTTTAATACTAACATATATAAAGTGGAATCTCCTGCTATCCAAAACAAACAATTTGTTCATAATAAGTGCTATGGAGAAGCGCTTGGATCTTTGGCGTACACCGAATCTGGCGGAAAAGCTCCATTAAACTATTTGTGGTCCACTGGAGATACAAGCAAATGGATAACAAATCTTAAAGCAGGAATCTATTATTTAACAATTTCAGATGCGAATGATTGCAAGACATTGGATACCTTTCAAATAAATGAACCCGATGAAATTAAAGTAAGCCTTGCGATTAAAAATTCAAGTGGAACGGATGGTAGCATCATGGCAATGGCACAAGGAGGTGTTGCTCCTTACAAATACACGTATTCTCAAAATGGAACTTTAATTGATGTCAACCCTGCTATTTTTGATTTAAAACCGGGTGTATACGATCTTGAAATTGAAGATGCGAACGGATGTATTGTTTCTCGTAAGAATATTGTTGTTGAAACACTTGTTGGAAATTCAAATCTGACAAAGTCCGATATTCGATTTTATCCAAATCCGGTAAATGATATATTGTATTTACAATTTGATAAGCTACAATACAATACTCCGGAGTTTATGGTTATCAATGCATCCGGACAGATTTGCCCAGTTTCTATTAAACAAAAATCACCTGGAACAATACAGTTGAATGTCAGTCAATTGATCCCGGGAGATTATATTCTAAAGTTTAATGGTTTTGAGCAGCAAATAGAATTGCGATTTGTAAAAGTGAAATAA